The Streptomyces sp. NL15-2K genome contains a region encoding:
- a CDS encoding amidohydrolase translates to MTLRLPHWVPALYESLHRGPELGFREHRTAGLLAEVLGREGFAVTRGIGGTGLTAVLGSGPGPVVAARAELDALPLQERTGEAFASEVDGVMHACGHDLHLAALAGAAAQLAARPDLPPGRIVLILQPAEELGSGAARMVDDGLAEAVPRLDLLLGQHVSAMAPVGVLVSTPGTALAATDTLTVTARAPGGHTGSPDSGPDPVLFAASVTQRLHTVVGRDVPPFEQAVVSVPGIVAPSAPGLRAPCAAVTVNIRTFDERVRETILDRVEALVRAEAAAAGLAFGDDVRLTRDTHVPRVENTARIRDRLAALHESRLSVRHLTVPPALASDDVSVLIRAFGCPAVYWFVGSGEPGGRLGRVRPACHTDEYLPHPATLAVATAAMREALLAGLSGDLSEPAGQADQPALTG, encoded by the coding sequence ATGACCCTGCGGCTGCCGCACTGGGTCCCGGCCCTCTACGAGTCCCTGCACCGCGGTCCCGAACTGGGTTTCCGGGAGCACCGCACCGCCGGGCTCCTCGCCGAGGTACTCGGCCGCGAGGGCTTCGCGGTGACCCGCGGGATCGGCGGCACGGGCCTGACGGCGGTGCTCGGCAGCGGCCCCGGACCCGTCGTCGCGGCGCGTGCGGAGCTGGACGCCCTGCCGCTCCAGGAGCGCACCGGCGAGGCCTTCGCCAGCGAGGTGGACGGAGTGATGCACGCCTGCGGGCACGACCTGCATCTGGCGGCGCTCGCCGGGGCGGCTGCACAGCTGGCGGCGCGTCCGGACCTGCCGCCCGGCCGGATCGTGCTCATCCTCCAGCCGGCGGAGGAACTCGGCAGCGGTGCCGCCAGGATGGTCGACGACGGCCTGGCCGAAGCCGTCCCGCGCCTGGACCTCCTGCTTGGCCAGCATGTCTCGGCCATGGCACCGGTCGGGGTGCTCGTCTCCACGCCCGGCACGGCCCTCGCCGCCACGGACACGCTCACCGTTACGGCACGCGCCCCGGGCGGGCACACCGGCTCACCGGACTCCGGCCCCGATCCGGTGCTGTTCGCCGCGAGCGTCACCCAGCGCCTGCACACCGTGGTGGGCCGGGATGTGCCTCCGTTCGAGCAGGCCGTGGTGTCCGTGCCCGGGATCGTGGCACCGTCCGCACCGGGCCTGCGCGCGCCGTGCGCCGCCGTCACCGTCAACATCCGCACCTTCGATGAACGCGTACGGGAGACGATCCTCGACCGCGTCGAGGCACTGGTGCGGGCGGAGGCCGCCGCCGCCGGGCTCGCCTTCGGCGACGACGTCCGGCTGACCCGCGACACACACGTTCCCCGGGTGGAGAACACGGCCCGGATCCGCGACCGCCTGGCCGCGCTGCACGAGAGCCGGCTGTCCGTGCGCCATCTCACCGTCCCGCCCGCGCTCGCCTCGGATGACGTCAGTGTCCTCATCCGGGCCTTCGGCTGCCCGGCCGTGTACTGGTTCGTCGGATCCGGCGAGCCCGGCGGGCGCCTCGGCCGGGTGCGGCCTGCCTGCCACACCGACGAGTACCTTCCCCACCCGGCGACCCTCGCCGTCGCCACCGCGGCGATGCGTGAGGCATTGCTGGCCGGGCTGTCCGGCGACCTGAGCGAGCCGGCCGGTCAGGCAGATCAGCCGGCGCTGACCGGCTGA
- a CDS encoding TetR/AcrR family transcriptional regulator has protein sequence MTAQQGTVEPLGQTGDDRCTRSARVLDAMVDLVQRIGYPKVSVQDVAEHAGIGKGTVYKHWNSKEDIIDDVLVREFDRVHDQFMAHLPRDRRLASLHGTSCVLYRLVMANPVLRAYNTRDARVLGTHVAARANPDALGISLASVLVRPPYLELLRENGLIVEAVCSQEGQLSIEAVVSGFVARAGAAEDTEQVKISSRLMATVLRRAFGPVDPPESANQDRMTAALLAARPLRSGTPRRLAQAPATDER, from the coding sequence ATGACCGCTCAACAGGGCACTGTCGAACCGCTCGGGCAGACAGGCGACGACCGATGTACCCGCTCCGCCCGGGTCCTGGACGCCATGGTCGATCTCGTGCAGCGGATCGGCTATCCGAAGGTCAGTGTCCAGGACGTCGCCGAGCACGCGGGGATCGGCAAGGGAACCGTCTACAAGCACTGGAACAGCAAAGAGGACATCATCGACGACGTACTGGTCCGGGAATTCGACCGGGTGCACGACCAGTTCATGGCACACCTCCCGCGAGACCGCAGACTCGCCAGCCTGCACGGCACCAGCTGTGTGCTGTACCGCCTGGTCATGGCGAATCCGGTGCTGCGGGCCTACAACACCCGCGACGCACGCGTGCTGGGCACGCATGTGGCGGCCCGGGCCAACCCGGACGCCCTCGGGATCTCGCTCGCGTCGGTCCTGGTGCGGCCGCCGTATCTGGAGTTGCTGCGGGAGAACGGACTGATCGTCGAGGCGGTCTGCTCCCAGGAGGGGCAGCTGTCCATCGAGGCCGTCGTCAGCGGATTCGTCGCCCGCGCGGGCGCCGCAGAGGACACGGAACAGGTCAAGATCTCTTCCCGCCTGATGGCGACTGTGCTGCGCCGGGCGTTCGGACCCGTCGACCCGCCGGAGTCGGCGAATCAGGACCGGATGACGGCGGCGCTGCTGGCCGCCCGCCCGCTGCGGTCTGGGACGCCGAGGCGGTTGGCCCAGGCGCCTGCGACGGATGAGCGATGA